One window of uncultured Trichococcus sp. genomic DNA carries:
- the pheA gene encoding prephenate dehydratase: MTDLEDYRKELDALDQELVALFEKRMQISQAIGNYKLAHDLPIFDEGREQRVVEQNLTHLKSDEFAVQTHHFLDTIMDLSKEVQKDVRAAANDYEQIFAIHDPKEHAQIGYFGETGSFCEEAMLAYFKEAPRDPKNYHTFESLFLGIQNGEIDYGVLPVENSSTGAISQVLDLLYKYGLSIVGEQYIKIEQHLIGLEGTGLDQIEEVYSHPQGFQQSTDYFKDHEQWRQIPFHSTSDSAKMVKDSGDAHKGAIASRRAAQIHGLAILAESIQNQSENTTRFIIVGKDLESNPRCNKVSVVFSLDNQAGTLFKLLRHFARYHINLIKIESRPVEGEKWEYLLYLDFEGNIADENVHEALRFIHRSSVYFRLLGCYRAATENK; this comes from the coding sequence ATGACGGATTTAGAAGACTATCGCAAAGAGTTGGACGCTCTTGACCAGGAGCTTGTGGCGCTGTTCGAGAAACGGATGCAGATTTCCCAAGCCATCGGCAACTACAAGCTGGCGCATGATTTGCCCATCTTTGATGAAGGCCGGGAGCAGCGTGTGGTGGAACAGAATCTTACCCATCTGAAGAGTGATGAGTTTGCGGTGCAGACCCATCATTTCCTGGATACGATCATGGATCTTTCGAAGGAAGTCCAAAAGGATGTCCGGGCAGCCGCGAACGATTACGAGCAGATTTTTGCGATCCACGATCCGAAAGAGCACGCGCAGATCGGATACTTCGGGGAAACGGGATCCTTCTGCGAAGAAGCCATGTTGGCCTATTTCAAGGAAGCACCCCGCGATCCGAAAAACTACCATACTTTCGAATCGCTGTTCCTGGGCATCCAAAACGGGGAAATCGATTACGGCGTTCTGCCTGTGGAAAACTCCTCTACTGGCGCGATTTCACAAGTTCTCGATCTGTTGTACAAATACGGCCTTTCCATCGTGGGCGAACAATACATCAAAATCGAACAGCATCTGATCGGCCTGGAAGGGACCGGTTTGGATCAGATCGAGGAAGTCTATTCGCACCCGCAAGGTTTCCAGCAATCCACCGATTATTTCAAGGACCACGAGCAGTGGCGTCAGATTCCTTTCCACAGCACCTCCGACAGCGCCAAAATGGTGAAGGATTCCGGGGATGCGCATAAAGGCGCCATCGCCAGCAGAAGGGCCGCCCAGATCCATGGCCTCGCGATTTTGGCGGAAAGCATCCAGAATCAGAGCGAAAACACGACCCGCTTCATCATCGTTGGCAAGGATCTCGAGTCGAATCCGCGCTGCAACAAAGTCAGCGTGGTGTTCTCTTTGGACAACCAAGCCGGTACGTTGTTCAAGCTGCTGCGTCATTTCGCGAGGTACCACATCAACCTGATCAAAATCGAATCCCGCCCTGTTGAAGGGGAAAAATGGGAGTATCTGTTGTACCTGGATTTCGAAGGCAACATCGCCGACGAAAACGTCCATGAAGCCCTGCGCTTCATCCACCGGAGCAGTGTCTATTTCCGCTTGTTGGGCTGCTATAGGGCCGCTACCGAAAACAAATAA
- a CDS encoding AEC family transporter, producing the protein MISIVFQQLLTMFSIMLFGFFLIRSNVITSEGTRQISTILSLFVMPATMITSFNAIFDAHRLKLLLWATLAAFLTISVRALIVHFLLKKEDRIDKYATIFPNAGFVGIPLVLATVGYEGVFFMSGYILANNVTQWTYGQYLISGDKKAMTLRQTLLNPGMIGAVIGLSIYISRLPIPDFLWKSIDSLAALNTPLAMIILGSYIANSNFSELLAFPKAYWTTFLRLIFTALISIGIIYLLPIDDYMVEIVLTIASCAPAATNTAILGRLFGGDYEYGARLVVLTTLLSLFTIPIIVQFAQLLFG; encoded by the coding sequence TTGATAAGCATCGTTTTTCAACAGTTGCTGACCATGTTCAGCATCATGTTATTTGGTTTTTTCCTGATCCGGTCGAATGTCATCACCAGCGAGGGTACACGTCAGATATCGACCATCCTCTCCTTGTTCGTGATGCCCGCGACCATGATCACATCCTTCAACGCAATTTTCGATGCGCACCGCTTGAAGTTGCTGTTGTGGGCGACGCTGGCGGCGTTTCTGACAATTTCCGTCCGCGCGCTCATCGTCCATTTCCTGTTGAAAAAAGAGGATCGTATCGATAAATATGCCACGATTTTCCCGAATGCCGGTTTTGTGGGCATCCCCTTGGTGCTCGCGACCGTGGGCTATGAGGGCGTCTTTTTCATGTCCGGTTACATCCTGGCAAACAACGTCACCCAATGGACTTATGGCCAATATTTAATATCCGGCGACAAAAAAGCAATGACGCTGCGGCAAACCCTTCTCAATCCCGGAATGATCGGGGCCGTCATCGGTTTGTCCATCTACATCAGCCGCCTGCCGATCCCTGATTTTCTCTGGAAATCCATCGACAGCTTGGCAGCTTTGAATACGCCGTTGGCCATGATCATCCTCGGCAGCTACATCGCCAACAGCAATTTTTCGGAATTATTGGCTTTCCCGAAAGCGTATTGGACGACTTTCCTGCGTTTGATTTTCACCGCCCTCATCTCGATCGGCATCATCTATTTATTGCCGATCGATGACTATATGGTGGAAATTGTCCTGACCATCGCTTCCTGTGCGCCGGCTGCAACAAATACCGCGATCCTTGGCCGTCTGTTCGGCGGCGACTACGAATATGGCGCGCGGCTGGTTGTCCTGACCACATTATTGTCTTTATTTACAATCCCGATCATCGTGCAATTTGCACAACTGCTGTTCGGATAA
- the aroA gene encoding 3-phosphoshikimate 1-carboxyvinyltransferase, which yields MDLTIQPHKLSGTVTVPPSKSLAHRAVICAALSDGICKIDNIALSDDIIATTEAMKAFGAVIEQDGSSLTVKGAGRYVTDAKAADPATTAEHLIDCNESGSTLRFVVPISTLFQGASRFIGRGNLGKRPLTIFYDIFEEQGISYRPTEGELDLVVDGNLKPGHFSFPGNVSSQFITGLLFTLPLLDGDSVITITTPLESIGYIDLTLDVMSAFGVTIENEGHQLFRISGGQSYKATDYRVEGDYSQAAFFLCADALGNDLLVDDLSMDSLQGDRAVVSILEAMGVSFEQQGNGLIGTAANGLHGTLIDAAQCPDIIPVVALTACLSEGKTEIINAGRLRIKECDRLEATASELKKLGADIEELPEGLLIHGVKSLKGGETVWSYKDHRIAMMLAIAATVCEQPITVTDAECVSKSYPNFWEDYKAIGGKIQ from the coding sequence ATGGATTTGACGATACAGCCACATAAGCTATCGGGAACAGTGACGGTCCCGCCTTCAAAGAGTTTGGCGCACCGTGCAGTCATCTGCGCGGCGCTTTCCGACGGCATCTGCAAGATCGATAATATCGCGCTTTCGGATGACATCATCGCAACTACGGAGGCCATGAAGGCATTCGGAGCAGTCATCGAGCAGGACGGCAGCTCTTTGACGGTCAAGGGCGCAGGCCGATACGTGACAGACGCAAAAGCCGCTGACCCGGCAACGACCGCAGAGCACCTGATCGACTGCAACGAATCCGGTTCGACGCTGCGTTTTGTCGTACCGATTTCGACGCTTTTCCAAGGCGCGAGCCGCTTCATCGGCAGAGGGAATCTGGGCAAACGTCCATTGACGATCTTCTACGATATTTTCGAGGAACAAGGCATCTCATACCGACCGACTGAAGGCGAACTGGATTTGGTCGTCGACGGGAACCTGAAACCGGGCCATTTCTCATTTCCCGGAAATGTCAGTTCCCAATTCATCACGGGCCTTTTGTTCACTTTACCATTGTTGGACGGAGATTCGGTCATCACGATCACGACGCCGCTTGAATCGATTGGCTATATCGATTTGACGCTGGATGTCATGAGCGCTTTCGGTGTGACCATCGAAAACGAAGGCCATCAACTCTTCCGGATTTCGGGCGGACAGTCCTACAAAGCGACGGATTACCGCGTCGAAGGAGATTATTCCCAAGCGGCCTTCTTCCTTTGCGCTGATGCATTGGGGAACGACCTGTTGGTGGACGATCTGTCGATGGATTCCCTCCAGGGTGACCGCGCTGTCGTATCCATTCTGGAAGCAATGGGCGTCTCTTTCGAACAGCAGGGCAACGGCCTGATCGGCACGGCAGCAAATGGGCTGCACGGCACACTTATCGATGCTGCGCAATGCCCGGACATCATTCCGGTCGTCGCGCTGACGGCTTGCCTGAGCGAAGGCAAAACGGAAATCATCAACGCCGGCAGATTGCGCATCAAAGAATGCGATCGTTTGGAAGCGACGGCCAGCGAGTTGAAGAAACTGGGCGCTGACATCGAAGAATTGCCAGAAGGCCTGTTGATCCACGGCGTCAAATCGCTGAAGGGCGGAGAAACAGTCTGGAGCTACAAGGACCACCGCATCGCCATGATGCTGGCGATCGCGGCGACAGTCTGCGAACAGCCGATCACGGTCACGGATGCCGAGTGCGTTTCAAAATCGTATCCGAATTTTTGGGAAGACTATAAAGCAATAGGAGGCAAGATACAATGA
- a CDS encoding carbonic anhydrase, whose amino-acid sequence MEKLLEGIVNFRRGDFESHRELFKGLKASQKPHTLFISCSDSRIDPNMITGTLPGELFIIRNIANIVPHYRMTTEYVATTSAIEYAVLALGVENIIICGHSNCGGCAACLHPEGKLEELPHTRKWLELIHPVRDRVLKDIPESEPEARAWMMEQGNVVEQLKHLITFPYIADKMREGKLKISGWHYIIETGEVFIYDRKKGEFLLANG is encoded by the coding sequence ATGGAAAAGTTATTAGAAGGTATCGTCAATTTCAGAAGAGGGGATTTTGAATCCCATCGTGAGCTGTTCAAGGGTCTGAAGGCCTCCCAGAAACCTCATACCCTCTTCATTTCCTGTTCCGATTCACGTATCGATCCAAATATGATCACCGGTACGTTGCCGGGGGAATTGTTCATCATCCGCAACATCGCCAATATCGTGCCGCATTATCGGATGACTACCGAATATGTAGCAACGACATCCGCAATCGAGTATGCTGTGCTAGCGCTCGGCGTAGAGAACATCATCATCTGCGGCCATTCCAACTGCGGCGGCTGTGCTGCTTGCCTGCATCCCGAAGGCAAACTGGAGGAGTTGCCGCACACCCGCAAATGGCTGGAACTGATCCATCCGGTCCGCGACCGCGTCCTCAAGGACATCCCGGAATCCGAACCCGAAGCACGGGCTTGGATGATGGAGCAAGGCAATGTCGTCGAGCAGCTGAAGCATTTGATAACATTCCCTTACATAGCCGATAAAATGAGGGAAGGCAAGCTGAAGATCAGCGGTTGGCACTACATCATCGAGACCGGCGAAGTCTTCATCTACGACCGGAAAAAAGGCGAATTTTTGCTGGCGAACGGTTAA
- the aroC gene encoding chorismate synthase, producing MSGIFGNKLKVSIFGESHGSAIGVTIDGLPPGHEIDMDKVLEEMKRRAPGQGALTTPRKEKDQPEILSGYFNDRTTGSPLAAIIRNSDTRSKDYGQMKKLMRPGQADYPGYVRYDGFNDYRGSGHFSGRITAPLVFAGAIAKQLLEKQGITIGGHVKSVAKIQDDSFLNTEVTPEMLKGFASKELPLLNESLEEEMRNLIREAKASGDSVGGTAEICVLGIPAGVGNPFFDSVESVLAHILFSVPAIKGLEFGSGFGIAEMLGSEANDSYYYDGDQIKTRTNHNGGILGGITDGMPIIYKVAIKPPASITKLQQTINIEDKTDAELSVEGRHDPIIVPRAIPVLEAVTAIAILDLLMDSKFYKYD from the coding sequence ATGAGTGGTATATTTGGGAATAAATTGAAGGTATCCATCTTCGGCGAATCGCATGGTTCCGCAATCGGCGTCACCATCGACGGTCTGCCGCCAGGCCATGAAATCGATATGGACAAAGTTCTGGAGGAAATGAAACGGAGAGCGCCAGGCCAAGGAGCTTTGACGACGCCAAGGAAAGAAAAAGATCAGCCTGAAATCTTGAGCGGCTATTTCAACGACAGGACGACAGGCAGCCCGCTTGCGGCGATCATCCGCAACAGCGACACGCGGTCCAAAGACTACGGCCAGATGAAGAAATTGATGCGTCCCGGCCAAGCCGACTATCCAGGCTATGTCCGTTACGACGGTTTCAACGATTACCGCGGCAGCGGCCATTTCTCCGGCCGTATCACTGCACCGCTAGTGTTTGCGGGTGCGATCGCGAAGCAATTGCTTGAAAAGCAAGGCATCACAATCGGCGGGCATGTGAAGAGCGTCGCCAAAATCCAGGATGACAGCTTCCTGAACACGGAAGTCACACCTGAAATGCTGAAAGGCTTCGCAAGCAAAGAACTGCCGTTGTTGAACGAATCGCTTGAAGAGGAAATGCGCAATCTGATCCGTGAAGCGAAAGCCAGCGGCGATTCCGTCGGCGGGACCGCGGAAATCTGTGTATTGGGCATCCCTGCAGGAGTCGGCAACCCATTCTTTGATTCCGTTGAGTCCGTTCTGGCGCACATTCTTTTCTCCGTGCCTGCCATCAAAGGGTTGGAATTCGGAAGCGGCTTCGGCATCGCAGAAATGCTCGGATCGGAAGCGAACGATTCCTATTATTATGACGGCGACCAAATCAAGACCCGCACGAACCATAACGGCGGCATTTTGGGCGGCATCACGGATGGTATGCCAATCATCTACAAAGTGGCGATCAAGCCGCCAGCTTCCATCACAAAACTGCAGCAAACCATCAACATCGAAGACAAGACCGATGCGGAACTGTCGGTTGAGGGCAGACACGATCCAATCATCGTACCGCGCGCCATTCCTGTATTGGAAGCCGTGACGGCGATCGCGATCCTGGATCTGCTGATGGATTCGAAATTCTACAAATACGACTAG
- a CDS encoding transcription repressor NadR produces MKAAERRNEIIKLLEATDQPVNATQLAELLSVSRQVIVGDIALIRAKGIEILATPRGYLSANAFKGEGSLFTGKIACQHSQAETVTELNIIVDNGGEVVDVQVEHPVYGTLTGELHIRSRHDVIDFMKKIASKEAAMLSSLTGGVHLHTLACKDEETFLRIKKELKDAGILYSG; encoded by the coding sequence GTGAAAGCAGCAGAGAGACGAAATGAAATCATCAAATTATTGGAAGCCACGGATCAACCGGTGAACGCCACCCAACTGGCTGAACTGTTATCGGTCAGCCGTCAGGTCATCGTGGGGGATATCGCGCTGATCCGCGCCAAGGGGATCGAGATTCTGGCAACGCCACGCGGCTATCTATCCGCGAATGCATTCAAAGGCGAAGGCAGCCTGTTCACGGGCAAAATTGCCTGTCAGCACTCGCAAGCCGAGACAGTTACGGAACTGAACATCATCGTGGACAACGGCGGCGAGGTTGTGGATGTCCAGGTCGAGCATCCCGTCTACGGCACGTTGACCGGAGAACTGCATATCCGCTCGCGCCATGATGTCATCGATTTTATGAAAAAAATCGCATCAAAGGAAGCAGCGATGCTGTCTTCTCTGACGGGCGGCGTACATCTGCATACGCTTGCCTGCAAGGACGAAGAAACATTCCTGCGCATCAAAAAGGAACTGAAGGACGCCGGCATCCTCTATTCCGGTTGA
- a CDS encoding S-ribosylhomocysteine lyase, giving the protein MAKVESFELDHDLVKAPYVRQAGYEVHETGAIVTKFDLRFVQPNQDALPTGAMHTLEHLLAINIRDYVDGVIDLSPMGCRTGFYMICWGEHTPEEIASALEKVLQIVLDTTVVPATTAKECGNYRDHSLFGAKEYAKQVLAAGISRDPFTRTV; this is encoded by the coding sequence ATGGCTAAAGTAGAAAGTTTTGAATTGGATCACGATTTGGTGAAGGCACCGTATGTCCGCCAAGCAGGCTATGAAGTGCACGAAACGGGGGCGATCGTCACAAAATTCGATCTGCGTTTTGTGCAGCCTAACCAGGATGCTTTGCCGACAGGGGCTATGCACACGTTGGAACATCTTTTGGCGATCAATATCCGCGATTATGTTGATGGCGTCATCGACTTGTCGCCGATGGGTTGCCGCACCGGATTTTACATGATCTGTTGGGGAGAACATACGCCGGAAGAAATCGCTTCGGCTTTGGAAAAAGTGCTGCAGATCGTGCTGGATACGACAGTAGTTCCGGCAACGACCGCGAAGGAATGCGGAAATTACCGTGACCATTCCTTGTTCGGCGCAAAAGAATACGCGAAGCAAGTGTTGGCGGCCGGCATCAGCCGCGATCCCTTCACGCGCACAGTCTAG